One window of Fusobacterium polymorphum genomic DNA carries:
- a CDS encoding 4Fe-4S single cluster domain-containing protein, which produces MAYLNLASIRMCTESEGPGRRLAIWVQGCKKRCPGCCNPDMQEIRKNIIVDTSDLIELIQESMSINEIEGLSFIGGEPILQAEGLSEIAIWAHSVGLTVLLFSGYLYDELQILNNKSVNNLLANTDLLVDGIFIQEEYDTERDWIGSKNQKIHFLSDAYKLGIEYEKQEHQMEVLISEEDILINGWPY; this is translated from the coding sequence ATGGCTTATCTAAATCTTGCATCTATTAGAATGTGTACTGAGTCTGAGGGACCAGGAAGAAGACTTGCTATTTGGGTTCAAGGCTGTAAAAAAAGATGTCCAGGATGTTGCAATCCAGATATGCAAGAAATTAGAAAAAATATAATAGTAGATACATCTGATTTAATTGAACTTATTCAAGAGTCTATGTCAATAAATGAAATTGAAGGATTATCTTTTATAGGTGGTGAACCTATCCTACAAGCTGAAGGACTTAGTGAAATTGCAATATGGGCCCATTCTGTTGGGCTCACAGTACTTTTATTTTCTGGTTATTTATATGATGAATTACAAATATTGAATAATAAAAGTGTTAACAACTTACTTGCAAATACTGACTTACTTGTTGATGGCATATTTATTCAAGAAGAATATGATACAGAGCGAGACTGGATTGGATCAAAAAATCAAAAAATTCATTTTTTAAGTGATGCATATAAACTAGGTATTGAGTATGAAAAACAGGAGCATCAAATGGAAGTTTTGATATCTGAAGAAGATATTTTAATAAATGGTTGGCCATATTAA